One window of Pseudacidobacterium ailaaui genomic DNA carries:
- the coaE gene encoding dephospho-CoA kinase (Dephospho-CoA kinase (CoaE) performs the final step in coenzyme A biosynthesis.) encodes MLRVGLTGGLGSGKSTVARMFAERGVFVTSADEVGRRLMQPGEAVYQKILECFGPEVLLPGGELDRRKLATLAFQQGRLDELNRIVHPAVIADQEKWMEAIFVHNPGAIAMVESALVFEAGASGSVPGWHKRFDRIVLVTAPDEFKVRRFVERVAADKSEIERQQIEADAKARLRAQMPDDQKLSWSDYVIDNSGPLENTAQQVEKVLAQLRNHANY; translated from the coding sequence ATGCTTCGTGTAGGACTCACCGGCGGCCTAGGCAGTGGAAAGAGCACTGTGGCCCGAATGTTTGCTGAGCGGGGAGTTTTTGTCACTTCTGCTGATGAAGTCGGCCGCAGGCTTATGCAGCCAGGAGAAGCGGTCTATCAGAAAATTCTTGAGTGCTTTGGCCCTGAGGTATTACTGCCCGGAGGAGAACTGGACCGCAGGAAGCTGGCGACCCTGGCTTTTCAGCAGGGCAGGCTCGATGAACTGAACAGAATTGTTCATCCGGCCGTGATTGCTGACCAGGAAAAGTGGATGGAGGCAATTTTTGTCCACAACCCGGGTGCGATTGCCATGGTCGAGTCGGCGCTGGTTTTTGAGGCCGGTGCTTCCGGCAGCGTCCCGGGTTGGCACAAGCGCTTTGACCGCATCGTTCTCGTCACGGCCCCGGACGAATTCAAGGTCCGGCGCTTTGTAGAGCGTGTGGCGGCGGACAAGAGCGAAATCGAGCGGCAGCAAATCGAAGCGGACGCAAAAGCAAGACTACGGGCGCAGATGCCGGATGACCAGAAACTCTCCTGGTCCGATTATGTGATTGACAACAGCGGACCATTGGAAAACACTGCGCAGCAGGTAGAAAAGGTACTGGCCCAGCTTCGCAACCATGCAAATTATTAA
- a CDS encoding HesB/IscA family protein, with translation MATTTVTPETTEVKKTPITLTSKAVEKVREIMATQDPLPAGLRIGVVGGGCSGFQYSMSFENQSGMMDKVFNFDGLKVFVDATSLMYLNGCTVDYVETLEAAGFKFDNPNTKSTCGCGSSFSV, from the coding sequence ATGGCAACGACAACGGTAACCCCCGAAACCACGGAAGTGAAAAAAACGCCGATTACGCTTACCAGTAAGGCAGTGGAAAAGGTCCGTGAAATTATGGCAACGCAGGACCCTCTTCCGGCAGGGCTGCGCATCGGTGTAGTGGGTGGCGGATGTTCCGGTTTCCAGTATTCGATGTCATTTGAGAATCAATCTGGCATGATGGACAAGGTCTTCAACTTTGATGGCTTGAAGGTCTTCGTGGATGCGACCTCGCTGATGTATCTGAATGGCTGCACAGTGGATTACGTCGAGACCCTGGAAGCGGCTGGCTTCAAGTTTGACAATCCTAACACCAAGAGCACCTGCGGTTGCGGATCTTCTTTCAGCGTATAA
- a CDS encoding Trm112 family protein, translated as MFMVKDAYTVLMPAPVLSPEILSQLVCPVCHGSLAWDENAVLCRNCGRKYPIEDNIPVLLAERAL; from the coding sequence ATGTTCATGGTAAAGGATGCGTACACTGTTCTTATGCCAGCACCTGTTCTTTCGCCGGAAATTCTCTCCCAGCTTGTCTGTCCGGTATGCCACGGCAGCCTTGCATGGGATGAAAATGCTGTTCTTTGCCGTAATTGCGGCCGCAAGTATCCAATAGAAGACAACATACCGGTACTGCTTGCAGAACGGGCCTTATGA
- a CDS encoding site-specific recombinase — translation MRTTRRFFRQRRLGRRAIFVQPDRNLRERTQSFCEASTAMARRRHLVALFSYIWHRPNERGFAFVLLRWIRLLEQNKELRLKFESAWKVFLAEHDTVPLLSDTGLSFHPALIPEVFRRFFQRLLPSAREDEDIGRLFTAIFSSPHAVRRFLDLDGTTFRRLIRLLWPKHGLAALPRLREDLCQSLILLATRVAGRGASAALRRRSTTARVEDSPFYKLIFATETFVQSVEKDPHSALQQLLEAVQACRAEMRQIHAHMEEAGVSTSLVFDLNSMDASLDRMQQIAAAFVSNIKQDLRPVRQLLTALIEGRLEDTRILPLIRQNVNLLARKTVERTGHSGEHYIANNREEYWQMWLAAAGGGLLTVFTAALKLRIMESPHSLFVEGFLIGTDYAISFLLMHTLGLALATKQPSMTAAAFAGIVRENRGVSRWSKIAEFAARICRTQLAAAFGNVLAVCLGAVAFEQLWVRIFSAPYLPQKTAAYVYESLHPLTSGTAIYAAVTGVILWLAAVIGGWCENFAVYNRIPQAIAQHPLGTKIGARRMQRLANWFENNISGWSTNITLGYMLGFTPAIAHFFGVPLDVRHVTLSTGMMALAAARFGLSTLGHHWFYMAIAGLGITFFLNLGVSFLIAANTGLRAYNVPHHERMQILKYLVSQIFRSPIRFVLPMYGKEVGPLSDKNSGVAAERPYHDAESWRT, via the coding sequence TTGCGAACAACGCGCCGTTTTTTCCGTCAACGCCGACTGGGCAGGCGGGCCATTTTTGTCCAACCGGACCGTAACCTGAGAGAGCGCACGCAGTCCTTTTGTGAAGCATCGACGGCCATGGCCCGCAGGCGTCATCTTGTGGCCCTGTTTTCGTATATCTGGCACCGGCCCAACGAACGGGGATTCGCCTTTGTTTTGCTGCGCTGGATCCGTCTACTGGAACAAAACAAAGAGCTTCGGCTCAAGTTTGAAAGCGCCTGGAAGGTCTTTCTTGCAGAGCATGACACAGTGCCGCTTCTCTCAGACACAGGGCTTTCCTTCCATCCTGCCCTCATCCCCGAAGTTTTTCGGCGGTTTTTTCAGAGATTGTTGCCCTCCGCGCGTGAAGACGAGGACATCGGCCGTTTATTCACGGCGATTTTTTCATCGCCCCATGCGGTCCGACGCTTTCTGGATTTGGACGGAACAACTTTCCGTCGTCTGATCCGTTTGTTATGGCCAAAGCACGGACTTGCTGCGTTGCCCCGCTTACGCGAAGACTTGTGCCAGTCATTGATTCTGCTGGCTACACGCGTAGCCGGACGAGGTGCTTCCGCTGCGCTCCGCCGACGAAGCACAACTGCACGGGTCGAGGACTCGCCCTTTTACAAACTTATCTTCGCCACGGAGACCTTTGTCCAGTCTGTTGAAAAAGACCCTCACAGCGCGTTGCAGCAGCTTCTGGAGGCAGTGCAGGCGTGTCGCGCTGAGATGCGTCAGATTCACGCTCACATGGAGGAAGCAGGAGTCAGCACGTCCCTGGTCTTTGACCTCAACAGTATGGACGCGTCGCTCGATCGTATGCAGCAGATTGCCGCTGCGTTTGTGTCGAATATCAAACAGGACCTGCGTCCTGTGCGTCAGTTGCTTACTGCTCTGATTGAAGGACGGCTGGAAGACACGCGCATTCTGCCGTTGATCCGTCAGAATGTGAATCTGCTTGCACGTAAGACCGTCGAAAGGACAGGACACAGCGGCGAGCACTATATCGCAAACAATCGTGAAGAATATTGGCAGATGTGGCTGGCTGCCGCCGGAGGAGGTCTGCTCACGGTCTTTACAGCGGCCCTCAAGCTGCGCATCATGGAGAGCCCGCACTCGCTTTTTGTAGAAGGATTTCTGATTGGCACAGACTACGCCATCAGTTTTCTGTTGATGCACACACTCGGTCTTGCGCTTGCCACCAAACAGCCCTCCATGACCGCTGCGGCCTTTGCTGGAATCGTACGTGAAAACCGAGGCGTTTCTCGCTGGAGCAAGATTGCAGAGTTTGCAGCGCGGATCTGTCGGACGCAGCTTGCCGCGGCCTTTGGCAATGTGCTCGCAGTCTGCCTGGGGGCGGTGGCTTTTGAGCAGTTATGGGTGCGCATTTTTTCGGCGCCTTATCTGCCGCAAAAAACTGCGGCCTATGTGTATGAATCGTTGCATCCGCTGACTTCCGGTACGGCCATCTACGCTGCTGTTACTGGAGTGATTTTGTGGCTTGCCGCAGTCATTGGCGGTTGGTGCGAAAACTTTGCCGTATACAATCGCATACCCCAGGCAATTGCCCAACATCCGCTGGGCACAAAAATTGGTGCACGCCGGATGCAGCGCCTCGCAAACTGGTTTGAGAACAATATTTCTGGCTGGAGCACAAACATCACGCTCGGCTATATGCTGGGTTTTACGCCAGCGATTGCGCACTTTTTCGGCGTCCCGCTTGATGTGCGCCACGTAACGCTGAGTACTGGAATGATGGCCCTCGCTGCTGCGCGTTTTGGGCTGAGCACGCTTGGTCATCACTGGTTTTACATGGCAATCGCCGGTTTGGGGATTACCTTTTTTCTGAATCTCGGCGTCAGTTTTTTAATTGCTGCCAATACGGGACTGCGTGCCTACAATGTTCCCCATCATGAGCGGATGCAGATCCTCAAATACCTCGTCAGTCAGATATTCCGCTCTCCGATACGGTTTGTATTGCCCATGTATGGAAAGGAAGTGGGTCCTCTGTCAGACAAAAACTCCGGAGTTGCGGCGGAGCGCCCGTATCACGATGCCGAATCATGGCGCACGTAG
- a CDS encoding ComEA family DNA-binding protein, with the protein MISSRKFRSVQWVATLLASVALIWLAGCTSRPHSDEQLQQQAAKTTEQVKAGAKQAAEDAKVAAANAERKINDVAQGVKEGWKSGSPARVNINTASQQTLETLPGITRSRAARIIQGRPYADRQDLVSKGILTQQQLDRISEKITTE; encoded by the coding sequence ATGATTTCGTCCCGGAAATTTCGTTCCGTCCAGTGGGTTGCTACTCTGCTGGCCAGCGTTGCCCTCATCTGGTTGGCCGGCTGCACGTCAAGGCCCCACTCGGATGAACAGCTACAGCAGCAGGCAGCCAAAACTACGGAACAGGTAAAGGCCGGAGCCAAGCAGGCGGCTGAGGATGCCAAGGTCGCAGCGGCCAACGCCGAACGCAAGATCAACGATGTTGCTCAGGGGGTAAAAGAGGGATGGAAGAGCGGCTCCCCGGCCCGGGTCAATATCAACACAGCTTCCCAGCAGACCCTGGAAACCCTGCCCGGAATTACGCGGTCCCGGGCAGCACGCATCATTCAGGGACGACCCTATGCGGACCGGCAGGACCTGGTCAGTAAAGGGATCCTCACGCAGCAGCAACTGGACCGGATCTCAGAAAAAATCACCACAGAATAG
- a CDS encoding CPBP family glutamic-type intramembrane protease: MNPRPQLRDSFEIVSAYALILAVLWTPMPAQQILFWIAFAWVLLITFLRGEKPSAMGLTFSGLLPSLWVLFAAATLCGIAVLIAMRVGTFHPLFGKKAPLAVRIGGYALWSLLQEFILQVYFLLRLLHLFRNRAIAIGLSSGLFAIAHLPNPVLTVLTLLWGLIACPLYLRYRNLYTLGMAHAVLGICVAVTVPDSLHHHMRVGTGYITYSREVQQVSRGPIGSSLK; encoded by the coding sequence ATGAATCCCCGGCCGCAGTTGCGCGATTCCTTTGAGATTGTCTCCGCCTATGCCCTGATTCTTGCCGTCCTCTGGACCCCAATGCCTGCGCAGCAAATCCTGTTCTGGATTGCCTTTGCCTGGGTCCTTCTCATTACGTTTCTCCGGGGCGAAAAACCTTCTGCGATGGGCCTGACGTTCAGCGGCCTGCTGCCTTCTCTTTGGGTCCTGTTCGCTGCCGCTACCCTTTGCGGCATTGCCGTCCTCATCGCAATGCGCGTCGGAACATTCCATCCTCTTTTTGGCAAAAAAGCGCCGCTGGCTGTGCGTATCGGCGGGTATGCTTTGTGGTCATTGCTTCAGGAATTCATTTTGCAGGTCTATTTTCTGCTGCGTCTGCTGCATCTTTTCCGTAATCGTGCAATTGCCATAGGCCTCAGCTCTGGTCTGTTTGCCATCGCACATCTGCCAAATCCAGTCCTGACCGTACTTACATTGCTCTGGGGACTGATTGCCTGTCCGCTTTATCTGCGCTATCGCAATCTCTATACGCTGGGCATGGCACACGCCGTCTTAGGGATTTGCGTTGCCGTCACCGTACCCGACTCCCTGCATCACCATATGCGTGTAGGGACCGGCTACATTACCTATTCCAGAGAGGTGCAGCAGGTTTCCAGAGGACCCATCGGGAGTTCGCTCAAATAG
- a CDS encoding type III polyketide synthase has product MRISATSAVYPPHYYTQRQVVEALLEFWGSNPEKAQVLERLHARTGVEGRYFSCRLEEYRALDTWGKANDIWIKVAEQLGERAIDCALQSAGLARDQINAIFFVSVTGVASPSIDALLVNRLGLSAHIKRNPMFGLGCVAGAAGLARAADYVRAYPDQIALLLSVELCSLTWQRDDLSVANLISSGLFGDGAAAVLIAGEKTGLKGPRILGNHQVFYPNTKDVMGWRISEKGFTIVLSPDVPRVVEENLGRDVDAFLMAQGMTRKDIGRWIMHTGGPKILEATARSLGLKDSDLAVSWEMLRRVGNLSSASVLVVLDEVMKKHRPQPGTTSVLAAMGPGFCAEMLLLEW; this is encoded by the coding sequence TTGCGAATCAGCGCTACGTCAGCCGTCTATCCGCCGCACTATTACACACAGCGGCAGGTCGTAGAGGCACTGCTGGAGTTCTGGGGTAGCAATCCGGAAAAGGCCCAGGTCCTGGAGCGTCTCCACGCGCGAACGGGTGTGGAGGGGAGATACTTTTCGTGCAGGCTGGAGGAGTATCGCGCGCTAGACACATGGGGAAAAGCCAACGATATCTGGATCAAAGTTGCTGAGCAGCTTGGGGAAAGGGCGATTGATTGTGCGTTACAATCAGCCGGACTCGCCCGCGACCAGATAAACGCAATCTTTTTTGTGTCTGTTACCGGCGTTGCCAGTCCATCCATCGATGCTTTGTTGGTAAATCGTCTTGGACTTTCGGCTCATATCAAGCGAAATCCTATGTTTGGACTTGGTTGTGTCGCCGGAGCGGCCGGCTTGGCGCGTGCTGCTGACTATGTGCGCGCTTATCCGGATCAGATTGCTTTGCTGCTCTCGGTAGAGCTGTGCTCGCTTACATGGCAGCGTGATGATCTTTCCGTAGCAAACCTGATTTCCTCCGGTCTGTTTGGCGACGGCGCAGCGGCTGTGCTGATTGCAGGCGAAAAGACAGGGCTGAAGGGGCCGCGCATTCTGGGGAACCATCAGGTCTTTTACCCGAATACGAAGGACGTGATGGGCTGGAGAATTTCTGAGAAGGGCTTCACAATTGTGCTTTCCCCAGATGTGCCAAGGGTTGTTGAGGAGAACCTTGGCCGCGATGTAGACGCCTTTCTGATGGCCCAGGGGATGACGCGCAAGGACATTGGGAGGTGGATCATGCACACCGGAGGGCCAAAAATTCTGGAGGCCACGGCCAGGTCTCTGGGGCTGAAAGACAGTGATCTTGCTGTTTCCTGGGAGATGCTGCGCCGTGTGGGAAATCTTTCCTCTGCTTCGGTCCTGGTGGTACTGGATGAAGTGATGAAAAAACATCGTCCGCAGCCAGGCACCACGAGTGTTCTGGCCGCCATGGGGCCAGGTTTTTGCGCAGAGATGCTGCTTCTGGAGTGGTAG
- a CDS encoding papain-like cysteine protease family protein: MWKAVQTACIFALSASLAGCCNPGNIGSVPVTLNGQQTNMWCWAASGQMTMNYIHPASNIQQCDEANKEFGRSDCCNSPVPSACVNGGWPEYDKYSFKADSTSDAPLSWAQIQSQIYCSKKPFAFSWHWNGGGGHMMVATGYVTIDGTNYVSVNNPWPPTGGVQEVYTYDKYVGGTGWDHTHWNDFYNITYTGGQ, encoded by the coding sequence ATGTGGAAAGCGGTGCAGACGGCGTGCATTTTTGCGTTGTCTGCTTCTTTGGCGGGATGCTGCAACCCGGGCAACATTGGTTCCGTACCAGTGACGCTCAATGGACAGCAGACCAATATGTGGTGCTGGGCGGCGAGCGGACAAATGACAATGAACTACATTCATCCGGCTTCGAACATCCAGCAGTGTGATGAGGCGAACAAGGAGTTCGGACGCAGCGACTGCTGCAATTCTCCTGTACCCTCGGCTTGTGTCAATGGCGGTTGGCCGGAATATGACAAATACAGCTTCAAAGCAGATAGTACTTCGGATGCACCCTTGAGCTGGGCGCAGATCCAAAGCCAGATTTATTGCTCCAAGAAGCCCTTTGCCTTCTCCTGGCACTGGAATGGCGGAGGTGGGCACATGATGGTGGCCACTGGATATGTAACGATAGACGGCACAAATTATGTGAGCGTGAACAATCCATGGCCCCCTACAGGTGGCGTGCAGGAAGTCTATACCTATGACAAATATGTGGGTGGCACGGGCTGGGACCACACCCACTGGAACGATTTCTACAACATCACCTACACGGGAGGGCAATAA
- a CDS encoding bifunctional 5,10-methylenetetrahydrofolate dehydrogenase/5,10-methenyltetrahydrofolate cyclohydrolase, with protein MTTPRILDGNAIATQIKAEVAAEVRQLSGQGVRPGLAAVLVGHVPASEIYVRNKVRTSEQLGLYSDLITPPDTVTTEEMLDLIAALNAREDIDGILIQLPLPKQVDAKRLLEAVAPEKDVDGFHPVNVGRLQTGQPALSPCTPAGMIEILKRSHLPIAGQNAVVLGRSDIVGKPISILLLQENATVTICHSKTRDLASFTRKADILVAAIGRPGYVTPDMVKPGATILDVGINRITTREEFDQYFAGDKKREEAFLLKGSTIVGDVHPAAFRHAGAYTPVPGGVGPLTIAMLMSNTVRAAKLRRGL; from the coding sequence ATGACTACTCCACGCATTCTTGATGGAAACGCGATTGCCACGCAGATTAAAGCGGAGGTAGCTGCAGAGGTCCGGCAGCTGTCCGGGCAGGGAGTGCGCCCTGGCCTGGCGGCGGTGCTGGTTGGGCATGTGCCGGCTTCAGAGATTTACGTGCGCAACAAGGTCCGCACCAGTGAGCAGCTGGGACTGTATTCAGACCTGATTACTCCCCCGGACACGGTAACGACCGAAGAGATGCTGGACCTTATCGCCGCGCTGAATGCGCGCGAGGACATCGACGGCATCCTCATTCAACTTCCGCTACCCAAACAGGTGGACGCGAAACGGCTTCTGGAAGCTGTTGCACCTGAGAAAGACGTGGATGGATTTCATCCGGTGAATGTGGGTCGCCTGCAGACCGGACAACCAGCACTGTCCCCCTGCACCCCGGCTGGAATGATCGAAATCCTCAAGCGCAGCCATCTGCCGATTGCAGGCCAGAATGCTGTCGTCCTTGGCCGCAGTGATATTGTTGGCAAGCCCATTTCCATCCTGCTCTTGCAGGAAAACGCAACCGTGACCATCTGCCACAGCAAGACGCGCGACCTTGCGAGCTTTACCCGGAAGGCAGACATTCTTGTGGCTGCCATCGGGCGTCCCGGGTATGTAACGCCGGACATGGTCAAGCCCGGCGCGACGATTCTGGATGTGGGCATCAACCGCATTACTACACGCGAGGAGTTCGATCAGTATTTCGCTGGAGACAAGAAGCGCGAAGAAGCCTTTCTGCTAAAGGGTTCTACGATTGTCGGGGATGTGCATCCGGCGGCTTTTCGACATGCCGGTGCCTATACGCCTGTGCCGGGTGGGGTTGGTCCACTGACCATCGCCATGCTGATGTCAAATACTGTGCGCGCGGCCAAGCTGCGGCGTGGACTCTGA